The DNA sequence GATTAAGTCGATCTCCCTGTACATGCTTGTTATGCTAAAAGTTGCAGATTGAAAGGAAATTTTTCATGGTCTGCGAATTTAAATGGTTAAGTGGATATGTTGCACAAAGTGATTATCTGCTTGTTATTCAAaaaattcattaagatgaagaaAAGATCAGAAACTTGTGTTTTACTTTTAAACTATGTATGTATattgtcttccaaagaagtttGACCTATATGATTTAAAAGTGGAACAACATTATGCATAATTTTGAGTTCAATTTTGGATTCTAGGGACTTTTCTTCTGTCATAAAGATGTTGATTGTCTTTAGAACAATATGAATTCACTGCTTGTGGCATAATGATTGAGGAACCTCCAGAATATCATGTTTTCTGCTATAAAAGTGATGCTTGATATTGACTTCAGAATTGGGGCTAATAATTGCATTATTTGCTTttggtattgttttgttttgatttgttttctgcttgtgtgtttgcttgaaCTGCTTTAGAATCAACACATGAATGCATAACCTTTTTGACAAAACTTGTTTTGAGAACTGATAAAACTAAAAACTTacacttttctttgttttgctcTCTAGGAATCACCTACATGAATTTGAACAATATCCAGATGCTTACTGGATCAAACTTTAAGGCCTGGAAGAGTGGTGTAGAGTTCTACCTAATGATGCATGACAACATGGATTTGTGTTTTACTGATATAGAGCCTTATGGAGTAGATGCAACTAGCTCATCCGATGACAAGAAATATTATAGAGACTGGCATAGATCCAATTATAGGGCTAAGAATGTAATGAGAACTACCATGTCTGATACTGTGAGGGGTAGTATTGAAGAGCCTGTTTTGGCAGTTGACTATATGGAAGCAATAGCTGAAAAATTCAAGGAAAGCAATAAGGCTGAGGCAGCTAGACTTTCCAAGGAGATGAATGAGTTGAAGTATACTGGTAGTGGGGGTGTTAGGCAGCATATCTTGAAGCTCACTGAGCTAAACACTAGGCTCAGGGATTTAGATCTGGGAGTCAAGGATGACCAACTTGTCCACAATGCCTTAGATTCTCTACCACCTAGCTTCAATACCTTAAGAACTAGCTACAATGCACAGAAGGAGAGCTGGACCTTGAATGAGCTGATAGCTATTTGCGTGGATGAGGAGAGTagaatgaagaaagagaagcagcCCTCCACCTCtgtcaatttagttgaaaagccaaagaaacagaACAAATTCAAGCCTAAGAAAACTATAGCCAAGCCATCAGGAAATACTGCAGCAGCTAAAGTCAACAAGCCATTTAAGTTCAAGTGCTATTTTTGTAAGAaagtaggacacatgaagaaAGACTGTACAGGATTTAAGGCATGGCTTgtgaaaaagggtaagattgatttatttgatcattTAGAAACTTTTTCATTAGAAGTTAATTTTGTTAACATTGAACCTCATTCTTATTGGTTAGATAGTGACAGTCCCTTACACATTACAAactctttgcagggattcataggGATGAGGAAGCCAAGAAGTGATGAAGCTAACATCTGCGTTGGAAATGGAATGAGGGTTGCAGTCAAGGCAGTAGGGTCTTTAAGACTAGATTTGGGATTAGGaaattttctggttttagatAGTGTTTATTACATTCCCTCAATTAAGAGGAATTTGCTTTCAGTTAGTCTTTTGGTTAAAAGTGGATGTAATTTTTACATTGGTTCAAATGGAATAAAAATTTTCAAGGATTCTCTTGATTTCTTGCCTAAAGATTATtctatttttggttttggtgataTTGTGAATGATTATTTAAGATTGAATTGTTCATTAGGTCAACAAGAaactttacttgttgaaaataacaataACACATCAAGTATAAATACCATTACTGGTGTAAAAAGAATTCTGCATAATGAAAAATCTGCAAACTTGTGGCACAGAAGACTTGGCCACATATCCAAAGATAGATTGAAAGTACTCATGAAAAATAAAACACTTCCAGAATTGAACTTTGATGATCTTGAAAATTGTATTGAATGCtataaaggaaaaatgacaaacttaagaaagaaaaatgccaACAGAAGTAAGAAACTGTTGGAATTAATCCAtacagatatatgtggaccatttagacaTAAGACAATATGTGGAAATATctattttattacttttatagACGATTTTTCCAGGTATAGCTACATTTATTTActgtcagaaaaatcacaatcacTTGAGGCttttaaaaatttcaaaactgAGGTTGAACATCAACTGGATTTGAAAATTAAGGTTGTGAGATCTGATAGGGGGGGGAGAGTTTTATGGTAAATACACTGAGCAaggacaacaaaagggtccTTTTGCATTATATCTGCAAAGTGTAGGCATAAAGGCTCAGTATACAACACCATATAAtccccaacaaaatggggtaGCTGAGAGGAAAAATAGAACTCTATTAAACATGgtaagaagtatgatgtgtactTCAGGTTTGCCAAAGATGTTTTGGGGAGAAGCCTTAAGAACTGCAAATTACCTTTGCAACAGATCCCCAAGCAAAGCTGTAGATAAAACACCATTTGAATTATGGTGTGGTACGCAACCAAGTTTACACCATTGTCATGTCTGGGGATGTAAAGCTGAAgcaaggatttataatccaaattTAGGAAAGCTTGATCCAAAGTCTGTAACTTGTCACTTTATTGGTTACTGTGAAAAGTCTAAAGGCTATAAGCTTTATTCGCCTCATCATTCACCCAGAgtttttgaaactcatcaagTTAAATTTTTAGGTGAAAGTGTCTACAATACAAACTTTGAAGACTTGTCCtcagattttgaagaaattgtaGAAAATGTGGATAATATAGCAGTAATGCCAAGCATTCAAAATAATTTGTTTAACTCAGGATTGGCTCAAAGTCAAAATCTAGTCGAAGGTCCAAATACTGTAGATGAAAATTTAGAGGCAAATGATCTTAATTCTGAAATGGCTGATTTTGACTTAGGACAGGAGCAAGAGCAAGTGACTcaaactgaacctcaaaatgaACCACAACCTGAACCTGAACCACAACCTGAACCTCAACCTCAAACTGAGCCACAGCAAAACCAAGTTGTGGTACCAAGAAGGTCACAGAGAGTAAGGAAACCAAGGTTTGGTGGGGAGGATGATATTTATGAAGTTTATTTAAGTGAAGTAGAATCTGCATTATCTGATGACAATGATCCCACTAGTTTTAAACAAGCAACTGGAAGTAATGATTCTGATGCTTGAACTCAAGCTATGATTGCAGAGCTTGATTCAATGTATAAAAATGGAGTATGGGAGCTTGTGAAGCCAAAAGAAAATCACAAGCCTATTGGCTGCAAGTGGGTTTTTTAAAACcaagagagatgtcagtggaaaCATAGAGAGATATAAAGCTAGACTAGTTGCTAAAGGTTTCACACAGAAGGAAGGAATAGATTTTACAGAAACCTTCTCACCTGTTTCAACTAAAGATTCATTTAGAATCATAATGGCTCTAGTAGCTCATTATGACATGGaattacatcaaatggatgtaaaaacagCCTTCTTGAATGGGGAGCTGGAGGAAGAAATCTTCATGGTACAAACTGAAGGTTTTATTGAGGCAGGGAAAGAGAATATGGTATGTAGGCTTAAGAAATCCATTTATGGACTCAAACAAGCTAGTAGGCAGTGGTATAAGAAATTTGACTAAGTGatttcatcttttggattttctgaaaatcttgtcgatgagtgtgtttatcttAAAGTTGTTGGAAACAATTTTATCTTTCTTATCctgtatgtagatgacattcTCCTTGCTAGCAGTAATgtaaaattgcttaaagatactaaAGCCTTCTTGTCAAGtaattttgacatgaaggacCTGGGAGAAGCATTATATGTGCTAGGAATTGAGATTAAGAGAGACAGGAAGCAGGGAGTGTTGGGATTGTCtcaacaaaattatatttcaaaaattctgaaaagatTTGGAATGGAAACCTGTGCTGATGGTGAAGTTCCAATGTCTAAGGGAGATAAACTAACTAAAAATCAGTGTCCTAAAACTGAAAATGAGAAAACTGAGATGGAGTCGATACCATATGCTAGGCTAGTAGGGAGTTtaatgtatgcacaagtctgcacaagaccagacttgtcttttgcagtaggtatgCTATCCAGATTTCAGTCAAATCCTGGACATGAG is a window from the Rosa chinensis cultivar Old Blush chromosome 2, RchiOBHm-V2, whole genome shotgun sequence genome containing:
- the LOC121051165 gene encoding uncharacterized protein LOC121051165, which produces MSDTVRGSIEEPVLAVDYMEAIAEKFKESNKAEAARLSKEMNELKYTGSGGVRQHILKLTELNTRLRDLDLGVKDDQLVHNALDSLPPSFNTLRTSYNAQKESWTLNELIAICVDEESRMKKEKQPSTSVNLVEKPKKQNKFKPKKTIAKPSGNTAAAKDT